A genomic segment from Pseudomonas sp. S09G 359 encodes:
- the pyrF gene encoding orotidine-5'-phosphate decarboxylase yields the protein MSVCQTPIIVALDYPTRDAALKLADQLDPKLCRVKVGKELFTSCAAEIVGTLRDKGFEVFLDLKFHDIPNTTAMAVKAAAEMGVWMVNVHCSGGLRMMTACREVLEQRSGPKPLLIGVTVLTSMEREDLAGIGLDIEPQEQVLRLAALAQKAGLDGLVCSALEAQALKTAHPSLQLVTPGIRPAGSAQDDQRRILTPRQALDAGSDYLVIGRPISQAADPAKALAAVVAEIA from the coding sequence ATGTCCGTCTGCCAGACTCCTATCATCGTCGCCCTGGATTACCCCACTCGTGACGCCGCACTGAAGCTGGCTGACCAGTTGGACCCGAAGCTTTGCCGGGTCAAGGTCGGCAAGGAATTGTTCACCAGCTGTGCCGCAGAAATCGTCGGCACCCTGCGTGACAAAGGCTTCGAGGTGTTCCTCGACCTGAAATTCCACGACATCCCCAACACCACCGCGATGGCGGTGAAGGCCGCCGCCGAAATGGGCGTATGGATGGTCAACGTGCACTGCTCCGGCGGCCTGCGCATGATGACCGCGTGCCGCGAAGTGCTGGAACAGCGCAGCGGCCCCAAACCGTTGCTGATCGGCGTGACCGTACTCACCAGCATGGAGCGCGAAGACCTGGCCGGCATCGGCCTGGACATCGAGCCACAGGAGCAGGTATTGCGCCTCGCGGCCCTGGCGCAGAAAGCCGGCCTCGACGGCCTGGTGTGCTCGGCACTGGAAGCCCAGGCCCTGAAGACCGCCCACCCGTCGCTGCAGCTGGTGACCCCGGGGATTCGTCCGGCCGGCAGCGCCCAGGACGACCAGCGCCGCATCCTGACCCCGCGCCAGGCCCTGGACGCGGGTTCCGACTACCTGGTAATCGGTCGCCCGATCAGCCAGGCAGCCGACCCGGCGAAGGCACTGGCGGCGGTGGTAGCCGAGATCGCCTGA
- a CDS encoding NADP-dependent oxidoreductase, producing MTAQTNRQFLLAKRPVGAATRDTFTYQEVPVGTPQDGQVLVRNEYLSLDPAMRGWMNEGKSYIPPVGIGEVMRALGVGKVIASNNPKFAVGDYVNGALGVQDYFLGEPRGFYKVDPTLAPLPRYLSALGMTGMTAYFALLDTGAPKAGETVVISGAAGAVGSIAGQIAKIKGCRVVGIAGGADKCKFLVDELGFDAAIDYKSEDVPAALKRECPKGVDVYFDNVGGDILDAVLSRLALKARVVICGAISQYNNKEAVKGPANYLSLLVNRARMEGFVVMDHAANFAAAGQEMGGWMAQGKLKSKEDIVEGLETFPETLMKLFNGENFGKLVLKVS from the coding sequence ATGACCGCCCAGACCAACCGCCAATTCCTGCTCGCCAAGCGCCCGGTCGGCGCGGCCACCCGGGACACCTTCACCTACCAGGAGGTGCCGGTGGGCACACCCCAGGACGGGCAAGTGCTGGTGCGCAACGAATACCTGTCCCTTGACCCGGCCATGCGTGGCTGGATGAATGAGGGCAAGTCCTACATCCCGCCGGTAGGTATCGGCGAAGTCATGCGTGCACTGGGTGTGGGAAAGGTTATTGCCTCGAACAACCCAAAATTCGCGGTGGGGGATTACGTGAATGGCGCGCTGGGCGTGCAGGATTATTTCCTCGGTGAGCCGCGCGGCTTCTATAAGGTCGACCCCACGTTGGCGCCGCTACCGCGCTACCTGTCGGCCCTGGGCATGACCGGCATGACCGCCTACTTCGCGCTGCTGGACACGGGTGCCCCCAAAGCCGGCGAAACCGTAGTGATCTCCGGCGCAGCGGGCGCCGTGGGCAGCATTGCCGGGCAGATCGCCAAGATCAAAGGCTGCCGCGTGGTGGGCATTGCCGGCGGCGCCGACAAGTGCAAATTCCTGGTGGATGAGCTGGGCTTCGACGCGGCCATCGACTACAAGAGCGAAGACGTGCCCGCCGCCCTCAAGCGCGAGTGCCCCAAGGGGGTGGACGTGTATTTCGATAACGTCGGCGGTGACATTCTCGACGCCGTGCTCAGCCGCCTGGCGCTGAAAGCCCGCGTGGTGATTTGCGGCGCCATCAGCCAGTACAACAACAAGGAAGCAGTGAAAGGCCCGGCCAACTATCTGTCATTGCTGGTCAACCGCGCGCGCATGGAAGGCTTTGTGGTGATGGACCACGCCGCGAACTTTGCCGCCGCCGGCCAGGAAATGGGCGGCTGGATGGCGCAGGGCAAGCTCAAGAGCAAGGAAGATATCGTCGAGGGGCTGGAGACATTCCCGGAAACGCTGATGAAGCTGTTCAACGGCGAGAATTTTGGGAAGTTGGTGCTTAAGGTCAGCTGA
- a CDS encoding SDR family oxidoreductase translates to MSMTFSGQVALVTGAAAGIGRATALAFAAEGLKVVVADLDVAGGEGTAALIQQAGGEALFVRCNVTLEADVQQLMAQTLAAYGRLDYAFNNAGIEIEKGKLADGSLDEFDAIMGVNVKGVWLCMKHQLPLLLAQGGGAIVNTASVAGLGAAPKMSIYAASKHAVIGLTKSAAIEYAKKKIRVNAVCPAVIDTDMFRRAYEADPRKAEFAAAMHPVGRIGKVEEIASAVLYLCCDGAAFTTGQALAVDGGATAI, encoded by the coding sequence ATGAGCATGACGTTTTCCGGCCAGGTCGCCCTGGTAACCGGCGCCGCCGCCGGTATTGGCCGCGCCACCGCGCTGGCGTTCGCCGCCGAAGGCTTGAAAGTCGTGGTTGCCGACCTGGATGTGGCGGGCGGCGAGGGCACCGCCGCGCTTATCCAGCAGGCTGGCGGTGAGGCACTGTTTGTGCGCTGCAACGTCACCCTGGAGGCGGATGTGCAGCAACTGATGGCGCAGACCCTTGCTGCTTATGGGCGCTTGGACTATGCCTTCAACAATGCCGGGATCGAGATCGAGAAGGGCAAGCTGGCGGATGGCAGCCTGGACGAGTTCGACGCCATCATGGGCGTCAACGTCAAGGGCGTGTGGCTGTGCATGAAGCACCAGTTGCCGCTGCTGCTGGCTCAGGGCGGTGGGGCTATCGTCAATACCGCCTCGGTGGCCGGTCTGGGCGCGGCGCCGAAAATGAGCATTTACGCTGCCTCCAAGCACGCGGTGATCGGCCTGACCAAATCGGCAGCCATCGAGTACGCGAAGAAGAAAATCCGTGTCAACGCGGTGTGCCCGGCGGTGATTGATACCGATATGTTCCGGCGTGCCTATGAGGCTGACCCGCGCAAAGCCGAATTCGCCGCCGCGATGCACCCGGTCGGGCGTATTGGCAAGGTCGAGGAAATCGCCAGCGCAGTG